A single genomic interval of Marmota flaviventris isolate mMarFla1 chromosome 14, mMarFla1.hap1, whole genome shotgun sequence harbors:
- the Zc3h8 gene encoding zinc finger CCCH domain-containing protein 8 codes for MDFENLFSKPPNPALGKKPAPDAEERIDDEIDDSEVEETQEEKIKWEVKLECEQIPKKFRHSGNSTASPKVLLRRKSRSKDYDSYSDNDVCSLETEDNFAKELQQYIKAKEMANAAQPLPFSEESTKKEGAKDSRQATKPKNKNLKAGHKHGKQKKMKRKWPGPGNKGPNALPRNSGSQKEEDKPKEKQQHVRMSQGFINQHTVERQGKQICKYFLERKCIKGDQCKFNHDAEIEKKKEMCKFYVQGYCTRGENCLYLHNEYPCKFYHTGTKCYQGEYCKFSHAPLTAETQELLAKVLDSEKKSCK; via the exons ATGGATTTTGAGAATCTTTTCTCAAAACCCCCCAACCCCGCCCTCGGCAAAAAACCGGCCCCGGACGCTGAGGAAAG AATCGATGATGAAATAGATGATTCAGAAGTTGAAGAAAcacaagaagagaaaataaaatgggaagtAAAACTGGAGTGTGAGCAAATTCCCAAAAAA tTTAGGCATTCTGGAAACTCCACAGCATCACCAAAGGTTTTGCTCCGCAGAAAATCAAGAAGTAAAGACTATGATTCCTACAGTGATAATGATGTGTGCAGCCTGGAAACAGAGGACAATTTTGCCAAAGAGCTTCAGCAGTACATAAAAGCTAAAGAGATGGCAAATGCTGCTCAGCCCCTACCATTTTCTGAAGAATCTACAAAGAAAGAAGGAGCAAAAGATAGCCGGCAGG CTACTAAacccaaaaataaaaaccttaaagCTGGTCACAAGCAtggtaaacaaaagaaaatgaaacgaAAGTGGCCTGGGCCTGGAAACAAAGGACCAAATGCCTTACCGAGGAATAGTGGCTCACAGAAAGAG gaagataAACCTAAAGAGAAACAGCAGCATGTAAGAATGAGTCAGGGATTCATCAACCAACATACAGTGGAACGCCAGGGAAAAcaaatctgcaaatattttcttgaaaggAAATGTATTAAG GGAGACCAGTGTAAATTTAATCATGATGCAGAgatagagaagaagaaggaaatgtgTAAGTTTTATGTACAGGGTTATTGTACCAGAGGAGAAAACTGTCTATATTTGCATA ATGAATATCCTTGCAAGTTTTACCATACAGGAACAAAATGTTATCAGGGAGAATATTGCAAGTTTTCACATGCTCCACTTACTGCTGAAACACAGGAACTGTTGGCTAAA gtTTTGGATAGTGAAAAGAAGTCATGCaaataa